A window of Polaromonas hydrogenivorans contains these coding sequences:
- the badI gene encoding 2-ketocyclohexanecarboxyl-CoA hydrolase has translation MTFEDILYEVRNGVAWITINRPDKMNSFRGQTCDEIIKALNKAGYDKDVGAIVLAGAGDRAFCTGGDQSAHSGNYDGRGTIGLPMEELHTALRDVPKPVIARVQGFAIGGGNVLCTICDLTICSDKAQFGQVGPKMGSVDPGYGTAFLARVVGEKKAREIWYLNRRYSGAEAVAMGLANICVPHEELDATVQKWGEEICERSPTALAIAKRSFNADTAHQSGIAGLGMYALKLYYDTEESREGVNALKEKRKPDFRKFAK, from the coding sequence ATGACTTTCGAAGACATCCTTTACGAAGTACGCAACGGCGTGGCATGGATCACGATCAACCGCCCGGACAAAATGAACTCGTTCCGGGGCCAGACCTGCGACGAAATCATCAAGGCGCTGAACAAGGCCGGCTATGACAAGGACGTGGGCGCCATCGTGCTGGCCGGCGCCGGCGACCGGGCGTTTTGCACCGGCGGCGACCAGTCGGCCCACAGCGGCAACTACGACGGACGGGGCACCATCGGCCTGCCGATGGAAGAGTTGCACACCGCCCTGCGCGACGTGCCCAAGCCGGTGATTGCCCGCGTGCAGGGTTTTGCCATCGGTGGCGGCAATGTGCTGTGCACGATCTGCGACCTGACGATCTGCTCCGACAAGGCCCAGTTCGGCCAGGTCGGCCCGAAGATGGGTTCGGTCGATCCCGGCTACGGCACGGCGTTCCTGGCCCGCGTGGTCGGCGAGAAGAAGGCGCGCGAGATCTGGTACCTGAACCGCCGCTACTCGGGCGCCGAGGCCGTCGCCATGGGCCTGGCCAATATCTGCGTGCCGCACGAAGAACTCGACGCCACCGTCCAAAAGTGGGGTGAGGAAATCTGCGAGCGCAGCCCGACGGCCCTGGCCATTGCCAAGCGCAGCTTCAACGCCGACACCGCCCACCAGAGCGGCATCGCCGGACTGGGCATGTACGCGCTCAAGCTGTATTACGACACCGAGGAATCGCGTGAAGGCGTCAATGCGCTGAAGGAAAAGCGCAAGCCCGACTTCCGCAAGTTCGCCAAGTAA
- a CDS encoding MarR family winged helix-turn-helix transcriptional regulator, translated as MVYPNENAVSVRTELANRLFFRLYQCTNMLHKTGTRAVEAEGLTTQQWAVLGALSRPEAEGGMSVGDLARYLMVSRQNLAGLISRMERDGHIGSAPDGRDRRSRLVTMTASGREVWAVKALPKIHDYYEQALDGFSTSDLTHTLHYLLKLLENMKRLDDDKEPTQTNEP; from the coding sequence ATGGTTTACCCTAATGAAAATGCTGTTTCTGTTCGGACTGAACTGGCCAACAGGTTGTTCTTTCGTTTGTATCAATGTACCAATATGTTGCATAAAACCGGGACGCGCGCAGTAGAGGCCGAAGGCCTGACCACGCAGCAGTGGGCGGTGCTGGGCGCCTTGTCGCGGCCGGAAGCCGAGGGCGGCATGAGCGTCGGGGATCTGGCCCGCTACCTGATGGTGAGCCGCCAGAACCTGGCGGGGCTGATCAGCCGGATGGAACGCGACGGGCATATTGGCTCTGCCCCCGATGGGCGCGACCGCCGTTCGCGCCTGGTGACGATGACGGCGTCAGGCCGGGAGGTCTGGGCCGTGAAGGCGCTGCCCAAGATTCATGACTATTACGAGCAGGCGCTCGACGGTTTTTCCACCAGCGACCTCACCCATACGCTGCACTACCTGCTCAAGCTGCTGGAGAACATGAAGCGTCTTGATGACGACAAAGAACCCACCCAGACGAATGAACCCTGA
- the pcaD gene encoding 3-oxoadipate enol-lactonase: MPQLHFVKQGQGPLVVLSHALGCDLTMWDGVAAALQDRYTVLRYDHRGHGRSAAAAGAYTIDDLADDAAELIRAQATDPVHFVGLSLGGMTAQALGARHPQWVRSLVIANSASHYDDAARAMWQARIDTVLAQGVSPIAEGAMQRWFTPEFRADANGGSARVAALRAVLEATAPGPYAAACAAVAHIDLDAGNARITCPTLVIAGSRDEATPPAMSQAIAKGIAGAQLQSLDAAHLSAVEQPEAFARLLLDFWQAL, encoded by the coding sequence ATGCCGCAACTTCATTTTGTGAAACAAGGCCAAGGCCCTCTGGTGGTATTGAGCCACGCCCTGGGTTGCGACCTGACCATGTGGGACGGCGTGGCCGCCGCGCTGCAGGATCGTTACACGGTGCTGCGCTATGACCACCGTGGCCATGGCCGCTCCGCCGCCGCCGCTGGTGCTTACACCATTGACGACCTGGCCGACGACGCAGCCGAACTGATTCGGGCGCAAGCCACCGATCCGGTGCATTTCGTCGGCCTGTCCCTGGGCGGCATGACCGCCCAGGCATTGGGTGCGCGCCACCCGCAATGGGTACGCAGCCTGGTCATCGCCAATTCGGCCAGCCATTACGACGATGCTGCCCGGGCCATGTGGCAAGCGCGCATCGACACCGTGCTGGCCCAGGGCGTGTCGCCGATTGCCGAAGGCGCCATGCAGCGCTGGTTCACGCCGGAGTTTCGCGCTGATGCGAACGGCGGCAGCGCCCGCGTGGCCGCCCTGCGCGCGGTGCTGGAAGCCACCGCGCCCGGGCCCTACGCCGCTGCCTGCGCTGCCGTGGCGCATATCGACCTGGATGCCGGCAACGCCCGCATCACCTGTCCGACGCTGGTGATCGCCGGTAGCCGTGACGAAGCCACGCCGCCAGCCATGTCGCAGGCGATTGCCAAGGGCATTGCGGGCGCGCAGCTGCAAAGCCTGGACGCTGCGCACCTGAGCGCGGTGGAGCAGCCCGAGGCCTTTGCCCGGCTGCTGCTTGATTTCTGGCAGGCGCTGTAA
- a CDS encoding bacteriohemerythrin translates to MTPTEPLDASESLQWSDQFLLGYTPIDEVHQEFVDLIGQMQRAEDAALPALLAQFSVHLQHHFEMENEWMVTTEFPPRECHMDEHAAVMQSVEEVQTLLVQGNVAICRDLVEHLAQWFPQHADQLDSALAHWMFSKTMGGKPVVLRRGLSLR, encoded by the coding sequence ATGACCCCCACTGAACCCCTTGACGCTTCCGAATCCCTGCAATGGAGCGACCAATTCCTGCTGGGCTACACGCCGATTGACGAGGTGCACCAGGAATTCGTTGACCTGATTGGCCAGATGCAGCGCGCTGAAGATGCCGCGCTGCCGGCCTTGCTGGCGCAGTTTTCCGTTCATCTGCAACATCATTTCGAGATGGAAAACGAATGGATGGTGACCACCGAATTTCCGCCCCGGGAGTGCCACATGGACGAGCATGCGGCGGTGATGCAGTCGGTCGAGGAAGTTCAAACCCTCTTGGTGCAAGGCAACGTGGCGATCTGCCGCGATCTGGTGGAGCATCTGGCCCAGTGGTTCCCCCAGCACGCGGACCAGCTCGATTCGGCCCTGGCGCACTGGATGTTCAGCAAGACCATGGGCGGCAAGCCGGTGGTGCTCAGGCGCGGCTTGTCCCTGCGCTAG
- a CDS encoding tripartite tricarboxylate transporter substrate binding protein produces MKTQLLTLLAAGITLAAAPAAYAQAAGGDWPGKPIRWIVPFPPGGAMDAIARTLGEKAGKTLGQPFVIENKPGAGGNIGADFVAKAPADGYTMMITSIGMATNKPLYGKLSYDPVKDFAPVSLLAVVPNVLVTNSTQPNVKTVADLIAAAKKEPGKLSYASAGNGTSIHLAGEVFTSLAKIDMLHVPYKGSGPAVADLLGGQVNYMFDSISSARPHIESGKLRALGVTTAKRSSALPNVPTLAEAGLPGYEVSPWFAVFMPAATPKPVIARLNAALLDAMKQPDVRARFASIGAEPVGSTPDELAAHLARESARWSKLIAERGIKLD; encoded by the coding sequence TTGAAAACTCAACTGCTCACCCTGCTGGCCGCAGGCATCACCCTGGCCGCCGCGCCTGCTGCCTACGCGCAGGCTGCCGGCGGCGACTGGCCCGGCAAGCCGATTCGCTGGATCGTTCCCTTTCCCCCGGGCGGCGCCATGGACGCGATTGCCCGCACGCTCGGCGAGAAAGCCGGCAAAACGCTGGGCCAGCCCTTCGTCATCGAGAACAAGCCCGGCGCGGGCGGCAACATCGGTGCCGATTTTGTCGCCAAGGCGCCCGCCGACGGCTACACCATGATGATCACCTCCATCGGCATGGCGACCAACAAGCCGCTGTACGGCAAGCTCAGCTACGACCCGGTCAAGGACTTTGCCCCGGTCAGCCTGCTGGCCGTGGTGCCTAACGTGCTGGTGACCAATTCGACCCAGCCCAATGTTAAAACCGTGGCCGACCTGATTGCCGCAGCCAAAAAGGAGCCCGGCAAGCTGAGCTATGCCTCGGCCGGCAACGGCACCTCGATCCATCTGGCGGGGGAAGTGTTCACTTCGCTGGCAAAAATTGACATGCTGCACGTCCCCTACAAGGGCAGCGGACCGGCCGTGGCGGACTTGCTGGGCGGCCAGGTCAACTACATGTTTGACAGCATCTCTTCGGCCCGGCCCCATATCGAGTCCGGAAAGCTGCGCGCGCTGGGCGTGACCACCGCCAAGCGCTCCAGCGCCCTGCCCAATGTGCCCACGCTGGCCGAAGCCGGGCTGCCTGGCTACGAAGTGTCGCCCTGGTTTGCCGTGTTCATGCCGGCCGCAACGCCCAAACCGGTGATCGCCAGGCTCAACGCCGCCTTGCTTGATGCCATGAAGCAGCCCGATGTGCGCGCCCGCTTTGCATCCATTGGCGCCGAACCCGTCGGCTCGACGCCCGACGAGCTGGCCGCGCACCTGGCGCGCGAATCAGCCCGCTGGAGCAAGCTGATCGCCGAGCGCGGCATCAAGCTGGACTGA
- the catC gene encoding muconolactone Delta-isomerase: protein MLFLVRMDVNIPRDLPADEANEIKAREKAYSQDLQRDGRWKSIWRVVGEYANYSIFDVSSNDEMHQLLQGLPLFPFMKIDVTPLAAHPSAIA from the coding sequence ATGCTGTTTTTGGTTCGTATGGATGTGAACATCCCGCGTGATCTGCCCGCCGACGAGGCCAACGAGATCAAGGCCCGCGAAAAGGCCTATTCGCAAGACCTGCAGCGCGACGGCCGCTGGAAGAGCATCTGGCGTGTGGTGGGCGAATATGCCAACTACAGCATTTTTGATGTGTCGTCGAATGACGAGATGCACCAGCTGCTGCAAGGCCTGCCACTGTTCCCGTTCATGAAGATCGACGTGACGCCGCTGGCAGCCCACCCCTCGGCCATTGCCTGA
- the badH gene encoding 2-hydroxycyclohexanecarboxyl-CoA dehydrogenase: protein MKKLENKTVIVTGGGGGIGGATCRRFAAEGAKVAVFDMNVEAAQRVADEIKAAGGIAQAFKCNITDRAEVDAAVAAAEAALGPIAVLVNNAGWDVFKPFVKTVPAEWDKLIAINLTGALHMHHAVLPGMAERKYGHIVNVASDAARGGSSGEAVYAACKGGLVALSKTLAREHARQGITVNVVCPGPTDTALLAGVAEGARDPAKLIEAFKSAIPLGRLGQPDDLASAIVFFGSDDAAFITGQVISVSGGLTMHG from the coding sequence ATGAAGAAACTGGAAAACAAGACGGTCATCGTGACTGGCGGCGGCGGCGGCATTGGCGGCGCGACCTGCCGTCGTTTTGCCGCTGAAGGCGCCAAGGTCGCCGTGTTCGACATGAACGTCGAAGCGGCCCAGCGCGTGGCGGACGAGATCAAGGCCGCTGGCGGCATCGCCCAGGCCTTCAAGTGCAACATCACCGACCGCGCCGAAGTCGATGCCGCCGTCGCGGCCGCCGAAGCGGCTCTTGGCCCCATCGCTGTCTTGGTGAACAACGCCGGCTGGGACGTCTTCAAGCCCTTCGTCAAGACCGTGCCTGCCGAGTGGGACAAGCTGATCGCCATCAACCTGACCGGCGCGCTGCACATGCACCACGCGGTGCTGCCGGGCATGGCCGAGCGCAAATACGGCCACATCGTGAACGTGGCGTCCGACGCCGCGCGCGGCGGCTCTTCCGGCGAGGCCGTTTACGCCGCCTGCAAGGGCGGCCTGGTGGCCCTGTCCAAGACCCTGGCGCGTGAACACGCCCGCCAGGGCATCACCGTCAATGTGGTGTGCCCCGGCCCGACCGACACCGCCCTGCTCGCTGGCGTGGCCGAAGGCGCCCGCGACCCGGCCAAGCTGATCGAAGCGTTCAAGAGCGCCATCCCGCTGGGCCGCCTGGGCCAGCCCGACGACCTGGCCAGCGCCATCGTTTTCTTCGGCAGCGACGACGCGGCATTCATCACCGGCCAGGTCATCAGCGTGTCCGGCGGCCTGACGATGCATGGATGA
- the benA gene encoding benzoate 1,2-dioxygenase large subunit: protein MSTPTHTSSVQDRLDGMLVEDKEQHIYRLNRAAFTDPEFFELEVKHLFEGNWIYLAHESQIPDNNDYFTTYIGRQPIVITRNKQGQLNALINACSHRGATLARRKKGNKANFTCTFHGWTFNNSGKLLKVKDGNDAGYPESFNKEGSHDLKKIARFESYRGFLFGSLNDDVKPLSEFLGEATKIIDMIVDQSPEGLEVLRGASTYTYDGNWKLQTENGADGYHVSSVHWNYAATTNHRKQSEAGDNVKAMDAGSWAKQGGGFYSFEHGHMLLWTKWFNPEDRPAHAIRDELVEKFGQARADWMINHSRNLCLYPNVYLMDQFGSQIRVLRPISVDKTEVTIYCIAPKGESAEARTRRVRQYEDFFNATGMATPDDLEEFRACQQGYAGIALPWNDMCRGSTHWVEGADAAAQEIDLHPTLSGVKTEDEGLYTEQHRYWLEAMQRAVAVDSEQI, encoded by the coding sequence ATGAGCACCCCTACGCACACTTCCAGCGTCCAGGATCGACTCGATGGCATGCTGGTCGAAGACAAAGAGCAGCACATCTATCGCCTCAACCGCGCCGCTTTCACCGATCCCGAGTTCTTCGAACTGGAGGTCAAGCACCTGTTTGAAGGCAACTGGATTTACCTGGCCCACGAAAGCCAGATTCCGGACAACAACGATTACTTCACGACCTATATCGGCCGCCAGCCCATCGTGATCACGCGCAACAAGCAGGGCCAGCTCAACGCCCTCATCAACGCCTGTTCGCACCGTGGCGCCACGCTGGCCCGCCGCAAAAAGGGCAACAAGGCCAACTTCACCTGCACCTTCCACGGCTGGACGTTCAACAACAGCGGCAAGCTGCTCAAGGTGAAAGACGGCAACGACGCGGGCTACCCCGAGTCCTTCAACAAGGAGGGCAGCCATGACCTGAAGAAGATCGCGCGCTTTGAAAGCTACCGTGGTTTCCTGTTCGGCAGCCTGAACGACGATGTCAAGCCGCTGTCCGAATTCCTCGGCGAAGCCACCAAGATCATCGACATGATCGTGGACCAGTCGCCCGAGGGCCTGGAAGTGCTGCGCGGCGCATCGACCTACACCTACGACGGCAACTGGAAGCTGCAGACCGAAAACGGCGCTGACGGCTACCACGTCAGCTCGGTGCACTGGAACTATGCGGCCACGACCAACCACCGCAAGCAAAGCGAAGCGGGCGACAACGTCAAGGCGATGGACGCGGGCAGCTGGGCCAAGCAGGGCGGCGGCTTCTACTCCTTCGAGCACGGCCACATGCTGCTGTGGACCAAGTGGTTCAACCCGGAAGACCGTCCGGCCCACGCCATTCGCGACGAACTGGTTGAAAAATTCGGCCAGGCCCGCGCCGACTGGATGATCAACCACTCGCGCAACCTGTGCCTGTACCCCAACGTGTACCTGATGGACCAGTTCGGCTCGCAGATCCGTGTGCTGCGCCCGATCTCTGTGGACAAGACCGAAGTCACCATCTACTGCATCGCGCCCAAGGGCGAATCCGCCGAGGCGCGCACCCGCCGCGTGCGCCAGTACGAAGACTTCTTCAACGCCACCGGCATGGCCACGCCCGACGACCTGGAAGAGTTCCGCGCCTGCCAGCAAGGCTACGCCGGCATTGCGCTGCCCTGGAACGACATGTGCCGTGGTTCGACCCACTGGGTCGAAGGCGCCGATGCCGCCGCCCAGGAAATCGATTTGCACCCCACGCTCAGCGGTGTGAAGACCGAGGACGAAGGTCTGTACACCGAACAACACCGCTACTGGCTCGAAGCCATGCAGCGCGCCGTTGCCGTTGATTCTGAACAAATCTGA
- a CDS encoding muconate cycloisomerase family protein, with the protein MTSRFPIERIEARILDIPTIRPHKLSFGSISRQSPVIVQLWLANGACGFGEAATIGGPSWNEESPEGIQHAINAYLAPALLGQDGACFETALTRMDLACKGNAFAKSAVEMALIDAVARSLSLPAWQLLGGKRHQSLPLAWTLASGDVARDLEEAQLRLEQKRHRIFKMKIGARSPEQDVAHVSQIARGLDGRATLTVDVNQAWDGNTARRYLPQLIDAGVTLIEQPVAKWNVEALKTLTATLGDRASIMADETVCTPQDAMLLARAQACHVFSLKVAKHGGLLRTRQVAAVADAADIGWYGGTMLETSIGSAASAHLFSTLGTQHHGCELFGPQLLVDDLVTERMAIRDFELQLPDGPGFGVEVDMALLNRFDRARTGLTSVHIDLGQRAATV; encoded by the coding sequence ATGACGAGTCGTTTTCCGATTGAGCGCATCGAGGCGCGGATTTTGGACATTCCCACCATCCGTCCGCACAAGCTGTCGTTTGGCTCGATCAGCCGCCAAAGCCCTGTCATTGTCCAGCTCTGGCTGGCCAATGGCGCTTGCGGTTTTGGCGAGGCCGCCACCATTGGCGGGCCGTCGTGGAACGAAGAATCGCCCGAAGGCATCCAGCACGCCATCAACGCCTACCTTGCGCCCGCGCTGCTGGGTCAGGACGGCGCCTGCTTTGAAACCGCGCTGACCCGCATGGACCTGGCCTGCAAGGGCAACGCCTTTGCCAAGAGCGCCGTGGAAATGGCGCTGATCGACGCCGTGGCGCGCTCATTGAGTCTGCCGGCCTGGCAACTGCTGGGCGGCAAGCGCCACCAGAGCCTGCCCCTGGCCTGGACGCTGGCCAGCGGCGACGTGGCCCGTGACCTCGAAGAAGCCCAGCTGCGCCTGGAGCAAAAGCGCCACCGCATCTTCAAGATGAAGATCGGCGCCCGCAGCCCGGAACAAGATGTCGCCCATGTGTCGCAAATCGCGCGCGGCCTCGACGGCCGGGCCACGCTGACGGTCGATGTCAACCAGGCCTGGGACGGCAACACCGCGCGCCGCTATCTGCCGCAACTGATTGATGCCGGCGTCACCCTGATCGAGCAACCCGTGGCCAAGTGGAACGTGGAAGCGCTCAAAACCCTGACGGCCACGCTGGGCGACCGTGCCAGCATCATGGCCGATGAGACCGTCTGCACGCCGCAGGACGCCATGCTGCTGGCGCGCGCCCAGGCCTGCCATGTGTTCTCGCTCAAGGTGGCCAAGCACGGCGGCCTGCTGCGCACGCGCCAGGTGGCGGCCGTGGCCGACGCGGCCGACATCGGCTGGTACGGCGGCACCATGCTGGAAACTTCCATCGGCAGCGCGGCCTCCGCGCACCTGTTCTCCACGCTGGGCACGCAGCACCACGGCTGCGAGCTGTTTGGCCCGCAGCTGCTGGTGGACGACCTCGTCACCGAACGCATGGCGATTCGCGACTTTGAGTTGCAACTGCCTGACGGCCCCGGCTTTGGCGTCGAGGTGGACATGGCCCTGCTCAATCGTTTTGACCGCGCCCGTACCGGACTGACATCAGTCCATATCGACCTCGGCCAACGTGCCGCCACTGTTTAA
- the cynR gene encoding transcriptional regulator CynR — MEIRQLRYFLDIAQTEHLTQSAQNLFVTQSTLSHGLRQLEQELNVTLFDRLGRGLKLSQAGAEFRVYATRALKEIEAGRMALADLSGLQSGKLTVGAFPTFLNTVVPATVAAFSQAHPGVMVEVRDLRAGSIEALLLRGELDLGIAFHPTEHEEIETEPLFDERMLLVVGPLHPLAGRRSLAMKALAGMPLALLPRSFATRRLIDASLRQADVAPTVRVEMDSVEALLGVCRFGDLASIVPERAARQAPDLHAIALTEPQMVRHAGILWRRGASRSAAARAFAALLLTTPLR; from the coding sequence ATGGAAATCCGCCAGCTCCGCTACTTTCTCGACATTGCCCAGACCGAGCACCTGACGCAATCGGCACAAAACCTGTTCGTGACCCAGTCCACGCTGTCGCACGGCCTGCGTCAGCTGGAGCAGGAGCTGAACGTGACCCTGTTCGACCGGCTGGGGCGGGGCCTGAAGCTGTCGCAAGCCGGGGCCGAATTTCGCGTCTATGCCACCCGGGCCTTGAAGGAAATCGAGGCCGGCCGCATGGCGCTGGCCGACCTGAGCGGGCTGCAGTCCGGCAAGCTGACGGTGGGCGCCTTTCCCACGTTCCTGAACACGGTGGTGCCGGCCACGGTGGCCGCCTTCAGCCAGGCGCATCCCGGGGTGATGGTGGAGGTACGCGACTTGCGCGCCGGCTCGATCGAGGCTTTGCTGCTGCGCGGCGAACTAGACCTGGGCATTGCCTTTCACCCGACCGAACACGAGGAGATCGAGACCGAGCCGCTGTTTGACGAGCGCATGCTGCTGGTGGTCGGACCTTTGCATCCGTTGGCAGGGCGACGCAGCCTGGCCATGAAAGCGCTGGCGGGCATGCCGCTGGCGCTGTTGCCGCGCAGCTTTGCCACGCGCCGGCTCATTGACGCCAGCCTGCGTCAGGCCGACGTGGCGCCGACGGTCAGGGTGGAAATGGATTCGGTGGAAGCCTTGCTGGGCGTGTGCCGGTTCGGCGATCTGGCGAGCATCGTGCCCGAACGCGCCGCGCGGCAGGCGCCGGATCTGCACGCCATCGCGCTGACCGAGCCGCAGATGGTGCGCCACGCTGGCATTTTGTGGCGGCGCGGTGCGTCGCGCAGCGCGGCAGCGCGGGCATTTGCGGCCCTGCTGCTCACGACGCCGCTGCGCTGA
- a CDS encoding dioxygenase, whose product MNELNQTQLLELVNTKQIAEGNPRARALTQRIVTDLFKTIDEMDVTPDEFWKAVDWLTRLGQTGQFGLITAGLGFDRLLDIRLDEADEKAGRAAGTPRAIEGPLFVAGAPTTQLETRLDEGEPKGEIFVMQGQVLDTDGQPVANAMVDVWHANEVGGYSHFFPGMKPYELRRRIETDAQGHYRFRSFLPPGYGIPPNSPTAELFEALGRHGKRPAHIHFLVAAPGLRTLTTQVNIPGDTYIDDDFAFATRDGLIIELEKDVAPAGYESLGITAPFTRSRFNFVMQKALNEDETSPAARMARVTA is encoded by the coding sequence ATGAATGAACTCAACCAAACCCAATTACTGGAACTGGTCAACACCAAGCAGATTGCTGAAGGCAATCCGCGCGCCCGCGCCTTGACCCAGCGCATCGTCACCGATCTGTTCAAGACGATTGACGAAATGGACGTCACGCCCGATGAATTCTGGAAGGCCGTGGACTGGCTCACCCGCTTGGGCCAGACTGGCCAATTCGGCCTGATCACCGCTGGCCTGGGCTTTGACCGCCTGCTTGACATCCGTCTGGACGAAGCCGATGAAAAAGCCGGTCGCGCCGCTGGCACGCCGCGCGCCATCGAAGGCCCGCTGTTCGTCGCTGGTGCGCCCACCACCCAGCTGGAAACCCGCCTGGACGAGGGCGAGCCCAAGGGTGAAATCTTCGTGATGCAAGGCCAGGTGCTGGACACCGACGGCCAGCCTGTCGCCAACGCGATGGTGGATGTGTGGCATGCCAACGAAGTGGGCGGCTACTCGCACTTCTTCCCCGGCATGAAGCCCTACGAACTGCGCCGCCGCATCGAAACCGATGCGCAAGGCCACTACCGTTTCCGCTCCTTCCTGCCACCGGGCTACGGGATTCCGCCCAACAGCCCCACCGCCGAGCTATTCGAAGCGCTGGGCCGGCACGGCAAGCGGCCCGCCCACATCCACTTCCTGGTGGCGGCGCCTGGCCTGCGTACGCTCACGACGCAAGTCAACATTCCGGGCGACACTTACATCGACGACGACTTTGCCTTTGCCACCCGCGATGGGCTGATCATTGAACTGGAAAAGGATGTCGCTCCGGCTGGCTACGAGTCCCTGGGCATCACGGCGCCGTTCACCCGTTCGCGCTTCAACTTCGTGATGCAAAAGGCCCTGAACGAAGACGAAACCTCGCCTGCCGCCCGCATGGCGCGCGTTACCGCCTGA
- a CDS encoding LysR family transcriptional regulator → MDFRHFKYFVAVAEERSFTRAAERLHISQPPLSRQIQQLEDEIGMKLLERDARPLRLTEAGRFFYARAVRLLEQVNETVTMTRRIAQVERRLVIGFVPSTMYGALPRIARLFRAVKPQTELVLVEKLSVEQNEALNAGRIDVGFGRLRLDDPRVKREVLREEPLVLAIPAEHPLAGATTPLSLLAAVPYTLLIYPRSPRPSYADQVLSLFRDKGVEPMTVHEVQEMQTALGLVASGMGLCVVPASAQRLRRDEVVYRPLLEPSAVSPIIMCTRLNDQSEDIVLLRSLIDEVYRAQAAEKLLADSAPPPAGAEA, encoded by the coding sequence ATGGATTTTCGACACTTCAAGTATTTCGTGGCCGTGGCAGAAGAGCGCAGCTTCACCCGGGCAGCGGAGCGGCTGCACATCTCGCAGCCGCCGCTGAGCCGGCAGATCCAGCAGCTCGAAGACGAGATCGGCATGAAGCTGCTGGAACGCGATGCCCGGCCGCTGCGCCTGACCGAAGCCGGACGCTTTTTTTATGCCCGTGCCGTGCGCCTGTTAGAGCAGGTCAACGAAACCGTCACCATGACGCGGCGCATTGCCCAGGTTGAGCGGCGGCTGGTGATCGGCTTTGTGCCCTCGACCATGTATGGCGCGCTGCCGCGCATTGCCCGGCTGTTTCGCGCCGTCAAGCCGCAAACCGAACTGGTGCTGGTGGAAAAACTCTCGGTCGAACAAAACGAGGCGCTCAACGCCGGACGGATCGACGTGGGCTTTGGCCGCCTGCGGCTGGACGACCCGCGCGTCAAGCGCGAGGTGCTGCGCGAAGAACCGCTGGTGCTCGCCATACCGGCCGAGCATCCGCTGGCCGGCGCCACCACGCCCTTGAGCCTGCTGGCGGCCGTGCCCTACACCCTGTTGATTTACCCCCGTTCACCCCGCCCTAGCTACGCCGACCAGGTGCTGTCGCTGTTCCGCGACAAGGGCGTCGAGCCGATGACGGTCCATGAGGTGCAGGAAATGCAGACCGCGCTGGGCCTGGTCGCCTCCGGCATGGGCTTGTGCGTGGTGCCTGCCAGCGCGCAAAGGCTGCGGCGCGACGAAGTGGTCTATCGCCCGCTGCTGGAGCCCAGCGCGGTCTCGCCCATCATCATGTGTACGCGGCTGAACGACCAGTCGGAGGACATCGTGCTGCTGCGCTCGCTGATTGACGAGGTGTACCGCGCGCAGGCGGCTGAAAAACTGCTGGCCGATAGCGCGCCGCCGCCTGCCGGCGCCGAGGCTTGA